A single window of Synechococcus sp. CBW1004 DNA harbors:
- a CDS encoding DUF305 domain-containing protein, giving the protein MYPFRFTATLIGLASALTVAAPALAQMPGGMNHEGHQGMPGMMNMPGMSAPAGSAPAHAAHAHDVGPAGATYDLRFIDGMVQHHTGALRMSEFVFNIGQPGVGALGKTIWRDQANEIRAMGLWRKAWYPQAPVYPVSLASGGDPNSLSGLTRMSQAQIDGMRMMGELPTKDNRVVWFLEGMLEHHGGALMMAHDALAKSTNPTIRRFARGVIVAQRAEIIELRRMLAVEGLRKPEYSKYDALFRL; this is encoded by the coding sequence ATGTACCCATTCCGCTTCACCGCCACCCTGATCGGTCTGGCCTCTGCCCTCACCGTTGCGGCTCCTGCCCTGGCCCAGATGCCCGGTGGCATGAATCACGAAGGGCACCAGGGCATGCCAGGGATGATGAACATGCCTGGGATGTCTGCTCCGGCCGGATCCGCCCCGGCCCATGCCGCCCACGCCCACGACGTGGGCCCGGCCGGTGCCACCTACGACCTGCGCTTCATCGACGGCATGGTGCAGCACCACACCGGCGCCCTTCGGATGAGCGAATTCGTCTTCAACATCGGCCAGCCCGGCGTGGGAGCGCTCGGCAAAACGATCTGGCGCGACCAGGCCAACGAGATCCGGGCCATGGGCCTCTGGCGCAAGGCCTGGTACCCCCAGGCACCCGTTTACCCCGTGTCCCTGGCCTCCGGAGGCGATCCCAACAGCCTCAGCGGCCTCACCCGCATGAGCCAGGCCCAGATCGATGGCATGCGGATGATGGGCGAACTCCCCACCAAGGACAACCGGGTGGTGTGGTTCTTGGAGGGCATGCTCGAGCACCACGGCGGGGCGCTGATGATGGCCCACGACGCCCTGGCCAAGAGCACCAACCCCACGATCCGACGCTTCGCGCGAGGGGTGATCGTGGCCCAGCGCGCCGAGATCATCGAACTGCGCAGGATGCTGGCGGTGGAGGGCTTGCGCAAGCCGGAGTACAGCAAATACGACGCTCTTTTTCGTCTTTGA
- a CDS encoding heavy metal translocating P-type ATPase, whose protein sequence is MMNAATITQTPGHSHGKPGSHGPPPTGGGKGMAKDPICGMVVPKATALSAQRGGRDYYFCSQTCLQTFQNPDRELRVMRRRVGFVIGGVLALALFRAGAFIALAAGISLVSWVPLPALPWMSWGKWLFVLATPVQFIGGWSFYTGAWAALKRRALNMDVLIALGTSVAYFYSVVVVFAPTWLPVGVNERDVYFEVSAVVIAFVLMGKYMEEIIKKRSSAAVRKLLDLQPATATVIRDGMEMTVPADAIDTGETVLVRPGEKIPADGVVLEGSSSVDESLLTGESLPVAKQAGAELIGGTVNGNGLLRFQASRVGSDTALAQIVRIVEEAQASTASVQRLADQVTGWFVPAAVLIAFAAFALWTLAGQFSSGLLAFIAVLVISCPCALGIATPAALMVGVGKGAEQGILIRSGEVLERAEKLTTVVFDKTGTLTLGKPVLTDLEPLASQSEQEVLQLAGSLEHGSEHPLAAAIAEAVAARHLELLPLKQFEAQVGEGITAKEGGDVVWFGNRSLASRFLPRLPEPVEGQLAGLEAQGKTAMLLGRADQILGVIAVADTVRPEAEQAVALLRRRGVRVIMLSGDNRTTAEAIAAQVGITEVIAEVRPADKAGTIKSLQLDGQNVAMVGDGVNDAPALATANIGIAIGSGSDVAKEAGDIILMGNDVRLVVTAIGLSRATMRKIRQNLFWAFIYNGIGIPIAALGWLNPMIAGAAMALSSLSVIVNSSLLRRYRAA, encoded by the coding sequence ATGATGAACGCGGCGACAATCACCCAGACCCCTGGCCATTCCCACGGGAAGCCCGGAAGCCACGGCCCGCCGCCCACCGGCGGCGGCAAGGGAATGGCCAAGGATCCGATCTGCGGCATGGTGGTTCCCAAGGCCACAGCCCTCAGCGCCCAGCGCGGCGGCCGCGACTACTACTTCTGCAGCCAGACCTGCCTGCAGACCTTCCAGAATCCCGACCGCGAATTGCGCGTCATGCGCCGCCGGGTGGGCTTCGTGATCGGCGGGGTGCTGGCGCTGGCGCTGTTCCGGGCCGGAGCCTTCATCGCCCTGGCGGCCGGCATCAGCCTGGTGTCCTGGGTGCCGCTGCCGGCACTGCCCTGGATGAGCTGGGGGAAGTGGCTGTTCGTGCTTGCCACTCCGGTGCAGTTCATCGGTGGCTGGTCGTTCTACACCGGCGCCTGGGCGGCCCTCAAGCGCCGCGCCCTCAACATGGATGTGCTGATCGCCCTGGGCACCTCCGTCGCCTACTTCTACAGCGTGGTGGTGGTCTTCGCGCCCACCTGGCTTCCGGTTGGCGTCAATGAACGGGACGTCTATTTCGAAGTCTCGGCGGTGGTGATCGCCTTCGTGCTGATGGGCAAATACATGGAGGAGATCATCAAGAAACGCTCCTCTGCCGCCGTGCGCAAGTTGCTCGATCTTCAGCCCGCCACGGCCACGGTGATCCGCGACGGCATGGAGATGACCGTGCCCGCCGATGCCATCGACACCGGCGAGACGGTGCTGGTGCGCCCGGGCGAGAAGATCCCCGCCGATGGGGTGGTGCTGGAGGGCAGCTCCTCGGTGGACGAATCCTTGCTCACCGGTGAATCCCTGCCAGTGGCCAAACAGGCCGGTGCCGAACTCATCGGCGGCACCGTGAATGGCAATGGCCTGCTCCGTTTTCAGGCCAGCCGGGTGGGATCCGACACCGCCCTGGCCCAGATCGTTCGCATCGTGGAGGAGGCCCAGGCCAGCACGGCCAGCGTGCAGCGCCTGGCCGATCAGGTCACGGGCTGGTTTGTTCCAGCCGCGGTGCTGATCGCCTTCGCGGCGTTTGCCCTCTGGACCCTGGCGGGCCAGTTCAGCAGTGGTCTGCTGGCCTTCATCGCCGTGCTGGTGATTTCCTGCCCCTGTGCCCTGGGCATCGCCACCCCAGCGGCCCTGATGGTGGGGGTGGGCAAGGGCGCGGAGCAGGGCATCCTGATCCGCAGCGGCGAGGTGCTGGAGCGGGCTGAGAAGCTCACCACCGTGGTCTTCGACAAGACAGGCACGCTCACCTTGGGCAAGCCGGTGCTCACCGATCTGGAGCCCCTGGCAAGCCAGTCGGAGCAGGAGGTGCTTCAGCTCGCAGGGTCCCTGGAGCACGGCTCCGAACATCCCCTGGCAGCGGCAATTGCCGAGGCCGTTGCAGCGCGCCATCTGGAGCTGCTGCCGCTGAAGCAGTTTGAGGCCCAGGTGGGCGAGGGCATCACCGCCAAAGAGGGCGGGGACGTCGTCTGGTTCGGCAACCGTTCCCTGGCAAGCCGCTTCCTGCCTCGGCTTCCCGAGCCTGTGGAAGGCCAGCTCGCTGGGCTCGAGGCCCAGGGGAAAACGGCCATGTTGCTGGGGCGCGCCGATCAGATCCTGGGGGTGATCGCCGTCGCTGACACGGTCAGGCCCGAGGCCGAGCAGGCCGTGGCCCTGCTGCGGCGCCGTGGGGTGCGGGTGATCATGCTCAGCGGCGACAACCGCACCACCGCAGAGGCGATTGCCGCCCAGGTGGGGATCACCGAGGTGATCGCCGAGGTCCGGCCTGCCGACAAGGCCGGAACGATCAAGTCCCTGCAGTTGGATGGGCAGAACGTGGCCATGGTGGGTGATGGCGTCAATGACGCCCCGGCCCTGGCCACGGCCAACATCGGCATCGCCATCGGCTCGGGATCGGATGTGGCCAAGGAAGCCGGTGACATCATCTTGATGGGCAACGACGTGCGGCTGGTCGTGACCGCCATCGGCCTGTCGCGGGCCACCATGCGCAAGATCCGCCAGAACCTCTTCTGGGCCTTCATCTACAACGGGATCGGCATCCCGATTGCTGCCCTCGGCTGGCTGAACCCGATGATCGCCGGGGCGGCCATGGCCCTGAGTTCGCTCTCGGTGATCGTCAACTCGTCGCTGTTGCGTCGCTACCGGGCCGCTTGA
- a CDS encoding DUF2933 domain-containing protein: MADPNFLSSWSPRRRSRWVLYGFLLVAAFYLLLEHTAHTIPFLPFLVFLACPLMHLFMHGGHGHGHHSAPEGTDSRSTPTPKS, encoded by the coding sequence ATGGCTGATCCCAACTTCCTGTCCAGCTGGTCACCACGCCGCCGATCCCGGTGGGTGCTCTATGGCTTTCTCCTGGTGGCGGCCTTCTACCTGCTGCTGGAGCACACAGCGCACACCATTCCCTTCCTTCCCTTCCTGGTGTTCCTGGCCTGCCCGCTGATGCACCTCTTCATGCATGGCGGCCATGGTCATGGCCATCACAGCGCCCCGGAGGGAACGGACTCGCGATCGACCCCTACCCCCAAGTCGTGA
- a CDS encoding isoprenylcysteine carboxylmethyltransferase family protein, with the protein MNQSDAPAYGLWGLAVVNAAVFIFFAFSFFKPKTPRDWRSFGAFSAFLVALFAEMYGFPLTIYLLSGWLGSRYPSVNWLSHDAGHLLETLFGWRVNPHFGPFHIASFVLIAGGFMLIARGWDMLYAAQQKHELATTGIYARLRHPQYLGLILVMTGFLLQWPTLLTLAMYPVLVVMYLRLAKQEEREAVREFGDRYRDYLSAVPGFLPWRHR; encoded by the coding sequence ATGAACCAAAGTGACGCCCCGGCCTATGGCCTCTGGGGACTGGCGGTGGTGAATGCCGCTGTTTTCATCTTCTTTGCCTTCAGTTTCTTCAAGCCAAAGACGCCGCGTGACTGGCGCAGCTTTGGGGCATTCAGCGCCTTCCTGGTGGCCTTGTTTGCCGAGATGTATGGATTTCCACTGACGATTTACCTCCTCTCCGGCTGGCTTGGGAGTCGCTATCCATCCGTGAACTGGCTCTCCCATGATGCGGGACACCTATTGGAAACGCTGTTTGGCTGGCGGGTGAATCCGCATTTCGGCCCCTTCCATATCGCCAGTTTCGTGCTGATCGCTGGCGGCTTCATGCTCATCGCCAGGGGCTGGGACATGCTTTATGCCGCCCAGCAAAAGCATGAACTGGCGACCACCGGCATCTACGCGCGTCTGCGTCACCCCCAGTACCTGGGCCTCATTCTGGTGATGACAGGATTCCTTCTGCAATGGCCCACGTTGCTCACCCTGGCGATGTATCCAGTGCTTGTGGTGATGTACCTGCGCCTTGCAAAGCAAGAGGAGCGGGAGGCTGTGCGCGAGTTTGGAGATCGCTATCGGGACTATCTTTCGGCTGTGCCGGGCTTTCTTCCCTGGCGGCATCGGTAA
- a CDS encoding DUF3721 domain-containing protein — translation MTQHSTGPFQQTNRWALLAALVAATFAPLLVSAPAAAHMKGMFKTKQEAEKRAAELKCKGAFAMGSLWMPCANMQDLHKAMDKE, via the coding sequence ATGACCCAGCACTCCACCGGCCCCTTCCAGCAGACCAACCGTTGGGCTCTGCTGGCGGCCCTCGTAGCGGCGACCTTCGCTCCGCTGCTCGTCAGCGCACCCGCTGCGGCGCACATGAAGGGCATGTTCAAGACCAAGCAGGAGGCGGAGAAACGCGCCGCCGAACTCAAGTGCAAGGGGGCTTTTGCGATGGGCTCCCTCTGGATGCCCTGCGCCAACATGCAGGATCTGCACAAGGCAATGGATAAGGAGTGA
- a CDS encoding DUF3721 domain-containing protein: MSTSSSWYSVNPFALALLFSAGVALAPGAARAQANDMFPSKAAAEKRAKELKCSGAFAMGKDWMPCQNFDVYEKAVSKEK; this comes from the coding sequence GTGTCCACCTCTTCCTCCTGGTATTCCGTGAACCCCTTCGCTCTGGCTCTCCTCTTCTCGGCAGGCGTTGCCCTGGCACCCGGCGCCGCCCGCGCTCAGGCCAACGACATGTTCCCGAGCAAGGCCGCTGCGGAAAAGCGAGCCAAGGAACTCAAGTGCAGCGGCGCCTTTGCAATGGGCAAGGACTGGATGCCCTGCCAGAACTTCGATGTCTATGAGAAAGCCGTCTCCAAGGAGAAGTGA
- a CDS encoding heavy metal-responsive transcriptional regulator, which yields MAAVGIKTGMKIGALAGRSGLPVKTLRYYEDLGLLPAIGRSEGGYRLFAEESLQRLEFIRRLKTLGLSLEEIQDCLAVHDAGELPCGDIQVQLGRQIERIDGQIKELRQLRKELQGLLAGWQSDPAKDDAVICPNLHV from the coding sequence ATGGCAGCTGTTGGCATCAAGACCGGCATGAAGATCGGGGCGCTGGCCGGCCGCAGCGGCTTGCCGGTCAAGACCCTGCGCTACTACGAAGACTTGGGTCTGCTGCCGGCGATCGGCCGCAGCGAAGGCGGGTACCGCCTCTTCGCCGAGGAGAGCCTGCAACGCCTGGAGTTCATCCGCCGGCTCAAGACCCTCGGGCTCAGCCTGGAGGAGATCCAGGACTGCCTGGCGGTGCACGATGCCGGTGAGCTGCCCTGCGGCGACATCCAGGTCCAGCTGGGGCGCCAGATCGAGCGGATCGATGGCCAGATCAAGGAGCTGCGGCAGCTCCGCAAGGAACTGCAGGGCCTGCTGGCGGGCTGGCAGAGCGATCCAGCCAAGGATGACGCGGTGATCTGCCCCAATCTTCACGTCTGA
- a CDS encoding DUF305 domain-containing protein: MAAQSMDQHFIVMMIPHHDGAIAMADLALSRARRPEIKELARSIKASQSQENAQMRTWYRQWFGGDVPSWTTGGAMGMGGMGMGMGGGMKMGGMGMGMGGMGMGMGGMGMGMGTSLAALKNAADFDRAFIEQMIPHHRMGVMMASMAQSNSQHPQLRELQQTMVRVQSQEIEQMAQWYRSWYGTS; this comes from the coding sequence ATGGCGGCCCAGTCGATGGATCAGCACTTCATCGTGATGATGATTCCTCACCATGACGGGGCGATCGCCATGGCAGATCTTGCCCTCTCCCGCGCGCGCAGGCCCGAGATCAAGGAGCTGGCCCGCAGCATCAAGGCCAGCCAGAGCCAGGAGAACGCCCAGATGCGGACCTGGTACCGGCAGTGGTTTGGCGGCGATGTTCCCAGCTGGACGACCGGAGGAGCCATGGGTATGGGCGGCATGGGGATGGGCATGGGTGGTGGCATGAAGATGGGCGGCATGGGCATGGGGATGGGCGGCATGGGCATGGGGATGGGCGGCATGGGCATGGGGATGGGCACAAGCCTGGCCGCCCTGAAGAATGCCGCCGACTTCGATCGTGCCTTCATCGAGCAGATGATTCCGCACCACCGCATGGGCGTGATGATGGCCTCGATGGCCCAATCCAACAGCCAGCATCCGCAGCTGCGGGAGCTGCAGCAGACCATGGTTCGGGTGCAGAGCCAGGAGATCGAACAGATGGCGCAGTGGTATCGCAGCTGGTACGGAACGTCCTGA
- a CDS encoding DUF302 domain-containing protein: protein MDPFFILDTPKSFEEASAALQEAVVNQGFGVLAVHDLGNTLRSKGLPFPEQCRIFEVCNPQQAAAVLSTTMALNMALPCRISVYTEAGQTRLGMIRPEAMLAGLSADPSLKELARAVEASTTAIIEAAAA, encoded by the coding sequence ATGGATCCGTTCTTCATCCTCGACACTCCGAAATCCTTCGAGGAGGCCAGTGCCGCCCTCCAGGAGGCGGTGGTGAACCAGGGCTTCGGCGTGCTGGCCGTCCATGATCTGGGCAACACTCTGCGCAGCAAGGGCCTGCCGTTCCCGGAGCAGTGCCGCATCTTCGAGGTGTGCAACCCCCAGCAGGCCGCCGCGGTGCTCAGCACCACGATGGCGCTCAACATGGCTCTGCCCTGCCGGATCTCCGTCTACACCGAAGCCGGCCAGACCCGCCTCGGGATGATCCGCCCCGAGGCGATGCTTGCTGGCCTCTCGGCCGATCCCTCCCTGAAGGAGCTGGCACGAGCGGTGGAGGCCTCCACAACGGCGATCATCGAGGCCGCTGCGGCTTAG
- a CDS encoding GNAT family N-acetyltransferase produces MLWALLEPVFRAGETFPHDPAISEAEAQLAWVEQSQAVMVGVDAAGAVVGTYYLRPNSLALGAHVVNAGYVVAEQTRRLGIGSRLCQHSLQAARRLGFRAMQFNLVVSTNTAGIRCWQRNGFQVVGTLPGGIPPQAAGLRRCPSDGPGPGGGAEAMKVVPLRLPPGADLRRALEAWMAEQQEQAGCVISAVGSLSVAQLRFAGATEEMTIHGDLEILSLSGTLSPDGVHLHIAISGSSGAVIGGHLCVGSLVRTTAELVIGLLPEWQFSRKLDLDTGYAELQIKAQPER; encoded by the coding sequence TTGCTGTGGGCGCTGCTGGAGCCGGTGTTCCGAGCTGGTGAAACCTTCCCCCACGACCCGGCCATCAGCGAGGCCGAGGCCCAGCTGGCCTGGGTGGAGCAGAGCCAGGCGGTGATGGTGGGTGTGGATGCGGCCGGGGCCGTGGTGGGCACCTACTACCTGAGGCCCAACTCCCTCGCGCTCGGCGCCCATGTGGTCAATGCCGGCTATGTGGTTGCCGAGCAGACGCGGCGGCTGGGGATCGGCAGCCGCCTCTGCCAGCACTCCCTGCAGGCGGCCAGGCGGCTGGGGTTCCGGGCGATGCAGTTCAACCTGGTCGTGAGCACCAACACCGCCGGCATCCGCTGCTGGCAGCGCAACGGCTTTCAGGTGGTCGGCACCCTGCCGGGGGGCATTCCGCCACAGGCGGCTGGGTTACGTCGATGCCCTAGTGATGGTCCAGGGCCTGGTGGAGGGGCCGAAGCCATGAAGGTGGTGCCGCTGCGGCTGCCCCCTGGCGCCGACCTGCGTCGGGCGCTGGAGGCCTGGATGGCCGAGCAGCAGGAGCAGGCCGGCTGTGTGATCAGCGCCGTCGGCAGCCTGTCGGTGGCCCAGCTGCGCTTCGCGGGGGCGACTGAGGAAATGACAATCCACGGCGATCTGGAGATCCTCAGCCTCTCCGGCACCCTGTCGCCCGATGGCGTCCACCTGCACATCGCCATCTCAGGCAGCAGCGGCGCTGTGATCGGCGGCCACCTCTGTGTGGGCTCGCTGGTGCGCACCACCGCGGAGCTGGTGATCGGTCTTCTGCCGGAGTGGCAGTTCAGCCGGAAGCTGGATCTGGACACCGGCTACGCCGAGCTGCAGATCAAGGCTCAGCCAGAGCGGTGA
- a CDS encoding sigma-70 family RNA polymerase sigma factor, producing the protein MASPASSSRRQQQSTPLSRSALRARNALVLEHLPLADALASAAARRLFPLVEREDLIQVAREALVRSAPRCRAGEPPAPYLRRCIQGALQHHLCDRVRLVRVPRRLHEQGQCPLGHLSLDATADSEHCLLDQLASPEPEPASSEAMNGLGLEQLVEQLPAAQATALRLTVLEGLSLRAAAAQLQISPMAVQRAQKKALAALRQQLAGGG; encoded by the coding sequence GTGGCTTCCCCCGCTTCCTCCTCCCGTCGCCAGCAGCAGTCCACGCCTCTCAGCCGTTCTGCCCTGCGTGCCCGCAATGCCCTGGTGCTGGAGCACCTGCCCCTGGCTGATGCCCTCGCTTCCGCCGCCGCCCGCCGCCTCTTCCCGCTGGTGGAGCGGGAGGATCTGATCCAGGTGGCCCGTGAGGCCCTGGTTCGCTCCGCTCCCCGCTGCAGAGCGGGCGAGCCGCCAGCGCCCTATCTGCGCCGCTGCATCCAAGGGGCGCTGCAGCACCACCTGTGCGATCGGGTGCGGCTGGTGCGCGTGCCACGCCGGCTGCATGAGCAGGGCCAGTGCCCACTGGGGCACCTCAGCCTCGATGCCACAGCCGATAGCGAGCACTGCCTGCTCGATCAGCTGGCCTCCCCTGAGCCCGAGCCGGCATCCAGCGAGGCCATGAATGGCCTGGGGCTGGAGCAGCTGGTCGAGCAGCTGCCCGCAGCCCAGGCCACAGCCCTGCGGCTCACCGTCCTCGAGGGGCTGTCCTTGCGGGCCGCCGCGGCGCAGCTGCAGATCAGCCCGATGGCCGTTCAGCGGGCCCAGAAAAAGGCCCTCGCCGCCCTGCGCCAGCAGCTGGCAGGTGGGGGCTGA
- a CDS encoding major capsid protein has protein sequence MGLTLIEAQKYARRAEQLAVLKTFAEGELLRRLPFRNLVGGSLSFPAETKLPRVGFRAVNEGYRQSYGVINSDSEFVHLFGGDLDVDRSIVDLQGPEARAAQTEMKVRSMRLTLEAAIINGDDTFDPRAFNGLSKRLVPGEDQTIDNGGSTLNLLALEALTDSVIGYGGDKVLIASKAARRQISTASRQAGGDLYEVIDGRHFFEGIEILLVEEDAEGNAVLGYDEPAGTTSIYCCVLGDAAVCGLQGPFEGRYGISVRDFGEVHDAPVFRTRVDWYVGFAVCNRKAAARLFNVAPMPLVLP, from the coding sequence TTGGGCCTGACCTTGATCGAGGCGCAGAAATACGCCCGCCGTGCTGAGCAGCTAGCGGTGCTCAAGACCTTTGCGGAGGGGGAGCTGCTGCGCCGCCTGCCCTTCCGCAACCTTGTCGGTGGCTCGTTGAGCTTCCCGGCGGAAACGAAACTCCCCCGCGTGGGTTTTCGGGCCGTCAACGAGGGCTACCGCCAGAGCTACGGGGTGATCAACTCCGATTCGGAGTTCGTGCACCTCTTTGGCGGCGACCTGGATGTGGACCGCTCGATCGTGGACCTACAGGGCCCGGAGGCCCGTGCTGCCCAGACCGAGATGAAGGTGCGCTCGATGCGCCTCACCCTGGAGGCAGCGATCATCAACGGCGACGACACCTTTGATCCGCGGGCGTTCAACGGGCTGAGCAAGCGCCTGGTGCCCGGCGAGGACCAGACGATCGACAACGGCGGCAGCACGCTGAACCTGCTGGCGCTGGAGGCGCTGACCGACAGCGTGATCGGCTACGGCGGCGACAAGGTGTTGATCGCCAGCAAGGCCGCCCGCCGCCAGATCAGCACCGCCTCCCGCCAGGCCGGCGGCGACCTCTACGAGGTGATCGACGGGCGGCATTTCTTCGAGGGGATCGAGATCCTGCTGGTGGAGGAGGACGCCGAGGGCAACGCCGTGCTCGGCTACGACGAACCGGCAGGCACCACCTCGATCTACTGCTGCGTGCTCGGCGATGCGGCGGTCTGCGGACTGCAGGGCCCGTTTGAGGGGCGCTACGGGATCTCGGTCCGGGACTTCGGGGAGGTGCACGACGCGCCGGTGTTCCGCACGCGTGTGGATTGGTACGTGGGTTTTGCGGTGTGCAACCGCAAGGCCGCCGCACGCCTGTTCAACGTGGCGCCGATGCCGCTGGTACTGCCCTGA
- a CDS encoding type II toxin-antitoxin system PemK/MazF family toxin, with protein MLSRYDIVLVAFPFTDGPAAKPRPALVITTSERHGDVLLAFISSNVSGPPGRDELDIPADHPGFSDTGLKVSSMIRLSRMTTLAMPLVKRRIGVLPLALQTEFQQVLQQVICGQG; from the coding sequence ATGCTGAGCCGCTACGACATCGTGCTGGTCGCCTTCCCATTCACGGATGGGCCTGCGGCCAAGCCTCGGCCGGCCTTGGTGATCACCACCAGTGAGCGCCATGGGGATGTGTTGCTGGCCTTCATCAGCTCCAACGTCAGCGGGCCGCCGGGCCGCGATGAGCTCGACATCCCTGCCGATCATCCAGGCTTCTCAGATACCGGCCTGAAGGTGAGCTCGATGATCCGGCTCAGCCGCATGACAACCTTGGCGATGCCACTGGTGAAACGGCGCATCGGGGTGCTGCCGCTGGCCTTGCAGACGGAATTCCAGCAGGTGCTGCAGCAGGTGATCTGCGGCCAAGGCTGA